The following proteins come from a genomic window of Chionomys nivalis chromosome 9, mChiNiv1.1, whole genome shotgun sequence:
- the LOC130881084 gene encoding 60S ribosomal protein L21, whose product MTNTKGKRRGTRYMFSRPFRKHGVVPLATYMRIYKKGDIVDIKGMGTVQKGMPHKCYHGKTGRVYNVTQHAVGIIVNKQVKGKILAKRINVRIEHIKHSKSRDSFLKRVKENDQKKKEAKEKGTWVQLKRQPAPPREAHFVRTNGKEPELLEPIPYEFMA is encoded by the coding sequence ATGacaaacacaaagggaaagaggaggggcacTCGTTATATGTTCTCTAGGCCCTTTAGGAAACATGGAGTTGTTCCTTTGGCCACGTACATGCGAATCTACAAGAAGGGCGATATTGTAGACATCAAGGGAATGGGCACTGTTCAAAAAGGAATGCCCCATAAATGTTACCATGGCAAAACCGGAAGAGTCTACAATGTCACCCAGCATGCTGTGGGCATCATTGTAAACAAGCAAGTTAAGGGCAAGATTCTTGCCAAGAGAATTAATGTGCGGATTGAACACATCAAGCACTCGAAGagcagagacagcttcctgaagcGGGTGAAGGAGAACgaccagaagaaaaaggaagccaaagagaaGGGCACCTGGGTTCAGCTGAAGCGCCAGCCTGCTCCACCCAGAGAAGCACACTTTGTGAGGACTAACGGGAAGGAGCCTGAGCtgctggagcccattccctacgaATTCATGGCCTga